A portion of the Rissa tridactyla isolate bRisTri1 chromosome 19, bRisTri1.patW.cur.20221130, whole genome shotgun sequence genome contains these proteins:
- the WNK4 gene encoding serine/threonine-protein kinase WNK4 isoform X2, with the protein MLAAEPAAAGAMSQPEAERAGGGSAPEPEPEPEPGPGLPGRAPHRSRGRRPSGRDSRRASSRFNRRSSAELELLGYPAPGGQRGGSPPPAVAGGRREPEETESEEVETRAVATSPDGRFLKFDIEIGRGSFKTVYKGLDTETTVEVAWCELQTRKLSKTERQRFSEEVEMLKGLQHPNIVRFYDSWKSSIKGQICIVLVTELMTSGTLKTYLKRFKEMKLKVLQRWSRQILKGLHFLHTRSPPIIHRDLKCDNIFITGPTGSVKIGDLGLATLKRASFAKSVIGTPEFMAPEMYEEKYDEAVDVYAFGMCMLEMATSEYPYSECQNAAQIYRKVTSGLKPSSFYKVKVPELKEIIEGCIRMDKNERYTIQDLLEHSFFQEDTGVHVELAEEDDGVKSGLKLWLRMDDTKKLHGKYKDNNAIEFLFELYKDVAEEVAQEMVVLGFVCEADYKLVAKAVRDRVVAIKRKREKLKRAQDVPSPAEPEQPPGVLRLLEELKSPLPPGAPAPTPATAGSGDSLFSSTFPPEPEEPEADQHFAYRHTSYSSATSDCETDGYLSSSGFLDSPAPAHRSSSAGDPASPPPARSARCFPTSIAVQLPTERLPPASGFSSPVDSYASDVASGMSDGCEGLSASERGTEVPPKRASGKLLRRRARSRLRITNISDKNDRVVECQLQTYNNKMVTFKFDLDGDNPEEIAAVMVHNEFILKSERDGFIHRIRDIIHRVQTLLRKDGRSAAELPESPEAERSVGSPADLQLQELSRSISSSSSLSDLGCTSPSLSVQSPVLPSMSSSLSENDLASPAEPPAAPAREPRPTLLGSPAGSVQTWPLVSTAPPWLTASPAFPAFPQTPPSTPGGPVPPALPQALLSPLPLPTSPVPSGPSSPLSPPVTSTAWSPTVPLLSLANVFSLAVMSVAHTLLPAVSSIASSGGHFYPSLLPRPQNLVLGPPRFVYPDPASMAKPAPASGGTLESVGANVPTAGGPVPFPPPAPAPPCPAGSEAAGSPLPSLSTSTPGSPEGSTVSPGSPRPSHPLIISESPAPGMPKARLSPIKEAEAKPQILGRFQVMPIRDPVATSSVPGSSEGSSEGEQRGAEPAASGSPLPAAPDTESSSSSDSDSALERVEQDPEAEEGTVAPPESDREGAGEEGTESVPQAMVSQVWLNYSRSLSYLSSDDTESEDEEIWEELQNLRQKHLAEVQLLQSAQKKEIEELYLRMGKQPPLGIVSPAAMLSSRQRRLSKGSFNPSRRNSLQRLELAQPPGIMRRNSLSGSSTGSQEQRLSKGVTFADDFGRMPAGQE; encoded by the exons ATGCTGGCGGCcgagcccgccgccgccggagccatGTCCCAGCCCGAGGCGGagagggcgggcggcggctccgcgccggagccggagccggagccggagccggggccggggctccccGGGAGGGCCCCGCACCGCAGCCGCGGTCGGCGGCCCTCGGGGCGCGACTCCCGCCGCGCCTCCTCCCGCTTCAACCGGCGGAGCTCGGccgagctggagctgctgggctacccggcgccgggcgggcagcgcggggggtCGCCGCCGCCGGCGGTCGCCGGCGGTCGCCGGGAGCCGGAGGAGACGGAGAGCGAGGAGGTGGAGACGCGCGCCGTCGCCACCTCCCCCGACGGCCGGTTCCTCAAGTTCGACATCGAGATCGGCCGCGGCTCCTTCAAGACCGTCTACAAGGGGCTGGACACGGAGACCACCGTGGAGGTGGCCTGGTGTGAGCTGCAG ACACGGAAGCTGTCGAAGACGGAGCGGCAGCGGTTCAGCGAGGAGGTGGAGATGCTGAAGGGGCTGCAGCATCCCAACATCGTCCGCTTCTACGACTCCTGGAAGTCGTCCATCAAAGGCCAGATCTGCATCGTGTTGGTCACAGAGCTCATGACGTCCGGCACCCTGAAAAC TTATCTGAAGCGGTTCAAGGAGATGaagctgaaggtgctgcagcgcTGGAGCCGGCAGATCCTCAAGGGGCTGCATTTCCTGCACACCCGCTCGCCCCCCATCATCCACCGCGACCTCAAGTGCGACAACATCTTCATCACGGGCCCCACCGGCTCCGTCAAGATCGGGGACCTGGGCCTGGCCACGCTCAAGCGAGCCTCCTTCGCCAAGAGCGTCATAG GCACCCCCGAGTTCATGGCGCCGGAGATGTACGAGGAGAAGTACGATGAGGCGGTGGACGTCTACGCCTTCGGGATGTGCATGCTGGAGATGGCCACCTCGGAGTACCCCTACTCCGAGTGCCAGAACGCCGCCCAGATCTACCGCAAGGTCACCTCG GGCCTGAAGCCCAGCAGTTTCTACAAGGTGAAGGTTCCGGAGCTGAAGGAGATCATCGAGGGCTGTATCCGCATGGACAAGAAcgagag GTACACCATCCAGGACCTGCTGGAGCACTCCTTCTTCCAGGAGGACACCGGAGTGCACGTGGAGCTGGCCGAGGAGGACGATGGAGTCAAGTCTGGGCTCAAGCTCTGGCTGCGCATGGATGACACAAAGAAGCTGCACGGCAAGTACAAGGACAACAATGCCATCGAGTTCCTCTTCGAGCTCTACAAGGACGTGGCGGAGGAGGTGGCCCAGGAGATG GTGGTCCTTGGCTTCGTCTGCGAGGCCGACTACAAGCTGGTCGCCAAGGCGGTGCGGGACCGTGTGGTGGCCATCAAGCGCAAGCGGGAGAAGCTGAAGCGCGCCCAGGACGTGCCGTCGCCTGCGGAGCCGGAGCAGCCACCAGGCGTCCTGCGGCTGCTGGAAGAGCTCAAGTCCCCGCTGCCACCAGGTGCCCCCGCACCCACCCCGGCCACCGCTGGCTCCGGGGACTCCCTCTTCAGCAGCACCTTCCCCCCGGAGCCCGAGGAGCCCGAGGCCGACCAGCACTTCGCCTACCGACACACCAGCTACTCCTCGGCCACCT CCGACTGCGAGACAGATGGCTACCTGAGCTCCTCCGGCTTCCTGGACTCCCCGGCCCCGGCCCATCGCAGCTCCTCAGCAGGGGACCCTGCCAGCCCGCCCCCTGCCCGTTCCGCACGCTGCTTCCCCACG AGCATCGCGGTGCAGCTGCCCACCGAGCGCCTTCCCCCCGCCAGCGGCTTCTCCTCCCCGGTGGACAG CTATGCCTCAGACGTGGCGTCCGGCATGAGCGACGGCTGCGAGGGGCTCTCGGCCAGCGAGCGGGGCACCGAGGTGCCGCCCAAGCGAGCCTCGGGGAAGCTGCTGCGGCGCCGAGCCCGGTCCCGGCTGCGCATCACCAAC ATCTCCGACAAGAATGACCGGGTGGTGGAGTGCCAGCTGCAGACCTACAACAACAAGATGGTGACCTTCAAGTTCGACCTGGACGGGGACAACCCGGAGGAAATTGCAGCCGTCATG gTCCACAACGAGTTCATCCTCAAGTCGGAGCGGGACGGCTTCATCCACCGCATCCGGGACATCATCCACCGCGTGCAGACCCTGCTGCGCAAGGACGGACGCAGCGCCGCCGAGCTGCCCGAGAGCCCCGAGGCCGAGCGCAGCGTGGGCAGCCCT GCGGacctgcagctgcaggagctcTCGCGCTCCATCTCCTCCTCGTCCTCGCTCAGCG ACCTGGGCTGCACCAGTCCCAGCCTCTCGGTCCAGTCCCCCGTCCTGCCGTCGATGAGCAGCTCCCTGTCGGAGAACGACCTCGCCAGCCCCGCGGAGCCGCCGGCAGCTCCAGCCCGGGAGCCACGGCCGACACTGCTGGGCTCCCCCGCAG GCTCCGTGCAGACCTGGCCCCTCGTCTCGACGGCTCCCCCCTGGCTGACGGCGTCACCTGCATTCCCAGCGTTCCCGCAGACCCCCCCAAGCACCCCGGGGGGGCCTGTCCCACCGGCCCTGCCCCAAGCCCTCCTGTCCCCACTGCCGCTCCCCActtcccctgtccccagcgggcccagcagccccctgagCCCCCCTGTGACCAGCACAGCCTGGTCCCCCActgtccccctcctctccctggccAACGTCTTCTCCCTGGCAGTGATGAGCGTGGCGCACACGCTGCTGCCCGCTGTCTCCTCCATCGCCAGCTCGGGTGGGCACTTCTACCCCTCGCTGCTGCCGCGGCCGCAGAACCTCGTCCTGGGGCCCCCGCGCTTTGTCTACCCTGACCCTGCCAGCATGGccaagccagccccggcctcTGGTGGGACCCTGGAATCAGTGGGGGCAAATGTACCCACTGCCGGGGGACCCGTGCcattccctcccccagcaccagccccaccGTGCCCCGCAGGCAGCGAGGCTGCGGGGAGTCCCCTGCCATCACTAAGCACATCCACGCCCGGGAGCCCAGAGGGCAGCACG GTGTCGCCCGGCTCCCCCAGGCCCAGCCACCCACTCATCATCTCGGAGTCGCCAGCCCCTGGCATGCCCAAAGCCCGGCTCTCGCCCATCAAGGAAG cagaagCCAAGCCCCAGATCCTGGGCCGGTTCCAAGTGATGCCAATCAGGGACCCAGTCGCGACCTCCTCGGTGCCGGGCAGCAGTGAGGGCAGCAGCGAGGGTGAGCAGCGTGGTGCGGAGCCGGCAGCGAGCGGCTCCCCCCTGCCCGCGGCCCCCGACACAGAGAGCAGCTCAAGCAGCGACTCGGACTCGGCGCTGGAGCGGGTGGAGCAGGACCCAGAGGCCGAGGAGGGCACGGTGGCACCGCCGGAGAGCGACCGGGAAGGTGCCGGGGAGGAGGGCACAGAGAGCGTGCCGcaggccatggtgagccaggtgTGGCTGAACTACTCCCGCAGCTTGTCCTACCTGAGCAGCGACGACACCGAGAGCGAGGACGAGGAGATCTGGGAGGAGCTGCAGAACCTGCGCCAGAA GCACCTGGCCGAGGTACAGCTGCTGCAGAGTGCCCAGAAGAAGGAGATCGAGGAGCTCTACCTGCGGATGGGGAAGCAGCCGCCGCTGGGCATCGTCTCCCCCGCCGCCATGCTCTCCAGCCGCCAGCGACGCCTCTCCAAGGGCAGCTTCAACCCCTCCCGCCGCAACAGCCTGCAGCGCCTGGAGCTGGCGCAACCCCCAG GCATCATGCGCCGTAACTCGCTGAGCGGCAGCAGCACTGGCTCGCAGGAGCAGCGGCTCAGCAAGGGGGTGACCTTCGCTGATGACTTCGGCCGGATG CCAGCTGGCCAGGAGTGA
- the WNK4 gene encoding serine/threonine-protein kinase WNK4 isoform X1, producing the protein MLAAEPAAAGAMSQPEAERAGGGSAPEPEPEPEPGPGLPGRAPHRSRGRRPSGRDSRRASSRFNRRSSAELELLGYPAPGGQRGGSPPPAVAGGRREPEETESEEVETRAVATSPDGRFLKFDIEIGRGSFKTVYKGLDTETTVEVAWCELQTRKLSKTERQRFSEEVEMLKGLQHPNIVRFYDSWKSSIKGQICIVLVTELMTSGTLKTYLKRFKEMKLKVLQRWSRQILKGLHFLHTRSPPIIHRDLKCDNIFITGPTGSVKIGDLGLATLKRASFAKSVIGTPEFMAPEMYEEKYDEAVDVYAFGMCMLEMATSEYPYSECQNAAQIYRKVTSGLKPSSFYKVKVPELKEIIEGCIRMDKNERYTIQDLLEHSFFQEDTGVHVELAEEDDGVKSGLKLWLRMDDTKKLHGKYKDNNAIEFLFELYKDVAEEVAQEMVVLGFVCEADYKLVAKAVRDRVVAIKRKREKLKRAQDVPSPAEPEQPPGVLRLLEELKSPLPPGAPAPTPATAGSGDSLFSSTFPPEPEEPEADQHFAYRHTSYSSATSDCETDGYLSSSGFLDSPAPAHRSSSAGDPASPPPARSARCFPTSIAVQLPTERLPPASGFSSPVDSYASDVASGMSDGCEGLSASERGTEVPPKRASGKLLRRRARSRLRITNISDKNDRVVECQLQTYNNKMVTFKFDLDGDNPEEIAAVMVHNEFILKSERDGFIHRIRDIIHRVQTLLRKDGRSAAELPESPEAERSVGSPADLQLQELSRSISSSSSLSDLGCTSPSLSVQSPVLPSMSSSLSENDLASPAEPPAAPAREPRPTLLGSPAGSVQTWPLVSTAPPWLTASPAFPAFPQTPPSTPGGPVPPALPQALLSPLPLPTSPVPSGPSSPLSPPVTSTAWSPTVPLLSLANVFSLAVMSVAHTLLPAVSSIASSGGHFYPSLLPRPQNLVLGPPRFVYPDPASMAKPAPASGGTLESVGANVPTAGGPVPFPPPAPAPPCPAGSEAAGSPLPSLSTSTPGSPEGSTVSPGSPRPSHPLIISESPAPGMPKARLSPIKEAEAKPQILGRFQVMPIRDPVATSSVPGSSEGSSEGEQRGAEPAASGSPLPAAPDTESSSSSDSDSALERVEQDPEAEEGTVAPPESDREGAGEEGTESVPQAMVSQVWLNYSRSLSYLSSDDTESEDEEIWEELQNLRQKHLAEVQLLQSAQKKEIEELYLRMGKQPPLGIVSPAAMLSSRQRRLSKGSFNPSRRNSLQRLELAQPPAGIMRRNSLSGSSTGSQEQRLSKGVTFADDFGRMPAGQE; encoded by the exons ATGCTGGCGGCcgagcccgccgccgccggagccatGTCCCAGCCCGAGGCGGagagggcgggcggcggctccgcgccggagccggagccggagccggagccggggccggggctccccGGGAGGGCCCCGCACCGCAGCCGCGGTCGGCGGCCCTCGGGGCGCGACTCCCGCCGCGCCTCCTCCCGCTTCAACCGGCGGAGCTCGGccgagctggagctgctgggctacccggcgccgggcgggcagcgcggggggtCGCCGCCGCCGGCGGTCGCCGGCGGTCGCCGGGAGCCGGAGGAGACGGAGAGCGAGGAGGTGGAGACGCGCGCCGTCGCCACCTCCCCCGACGGCCGGTTCCTCAAGTTCGACATCGAGATCGGCCGCGGCTCCTTCAAGACCGTCTACAAGGGGCTGGACACGGAGACCACCGTGGAGGTGGCCTGGTGTGAGCTGCAG ACACGGAAGCTGTCGAAGACGGAGCGGCAGCGGTTCAGCGAGGAGGTGGAGATGCTGAAGGGGCTGCAGCATCCCAACATCGTCCGCTTCTACGACTCCTGGAAGTCGTCCATCAAAGGCCAGATCTGCATCGTGTTGGTCACAGAGCTCATGACGTCCGGCACCCTGAAAAC TTATCTGAAGCGGTTCAAGGAGATGaagctgaaggtgctgcagcgcTGGAGCCGGCAGATCCTCAAGGGGCTGCATTTCCTGCACACCCGCTCGCCCCCCATCATCCACCGCGACCTCAAGTGCGACAACATCTTCATCACGGGCCCCACCGGCTCCGTCAAGATCGGGGACCTGGGCCTGGCCACGCTCAAGCGAGCCTCCTTCGCCAAGAGCGTCATAG GCACCCCCGAGTTCATGGCGCCGGAGATGTACGAGGAGAAGTACGATGAGGCGGTGGACGTCTACGCCTTCGGGATGTGCATGCTGGAGATGGCCACCTCGGAGTACCCCTACTCCGAGTGCCAGAACGCCGCCCAGATCTACCGCAAGGTCACCTCG GGCCTGAAGCCCAGCAGTTTCTACAAGGTGAAGGTTCCGGAGCTGAAGGAGATCATCGAGGGCTGTATCCGCATGGACAAGAAcgagag GTACACCATCCAGGACCTGCTGGAGCACTCCTTCTTCCAGGAGGACACCGGAGTGCACGTGGAGCTGGCCGAGGAGGACGATGGAGTCAAGTCTGGGCTCAAGCTCTGGCTGCGCATGGATGACACAAAGAAGCTGCACGGCAAGTACAAGGACAACAATGCCATCGAGTTCCTCTTCGAGCTCTACAAGGACGTGGCGGAGGAGGTGGCCCAGGAGATG GTGGTCCTTGGCTTCGTCTGCGAGGCCGACTACAAGCTGGTCGCCAAGGCGGTGCGGGACCGTGTGGTGGCCATCAAGCGCAAGCGGGAGAAGCTGAAGCGCGCCCAGGACGTGCCGTCGCCTGCGGAGCCGGAGCAGCCACCAGGCGTCCTGCGGCTGCTGGAAGAGCTCAAGTCCCCGCTGCCACCAGGTGCCCCCGCACCCACCCCGGCCACCGCTGGCTCCGGGGACTCCCTCTTCAGCAGCACCTTCCCCCCGGAGCCCGAGGAGCCCGAGGCCGACCAGCACTTCGCCTACCGACACACCAGCTACTCCTCGGCCACCT CCGACTGCGAGACAGATGGCTACCTGAGCTCCTCCGGCTTCCTGGACTCCCCGGCCCCGGCCCATCGCAGCTCCTCAGCAGGGGACCCTGCCAGCCCGCCCCCTGCCCGTTCCGCACGCTGCTTCCCCACG AGCATCGCGGTGCAGCTGCCCACCGAGCGCCTTCCCCCCGCCAGCGGCTTCTCCTCCCCGGTGGACAG CTATGCCTCAGACGTGGCGTCCGGCATGAGCGACGGCTGCGAGGGGCTCTCGGCCAGCGAGCGGGGCACCGAGGTGCCGCCCAAGCGAGCCTCGGGGAAGCTGCTGCGGCGCCGAGCCCGGTCCCGGCTGCGCATCACCAAC ATCTCCGACAAGAATGACCGGGTGGTGGAGTGCCAGCTGCAGACCTACAACAACAAGATGGTGACCTTCAAGTTCGACCTGGACGGGGACAACCCGGAGGAAATTGCAGCCGTCATG gTCCACAACGAGTTCATCCTCAAGTCGGAGCGGGACGGCTTCATCCACCGCATCCGGGACATCATCCACCGCGTGCAGACCCTGCTGCGCAAGGACGGACGCAGCGCCGCCGAGCTGCCCGAGAGCCCCGAGGCCGAGCGCAGCGTGGGCAGCCCT GCGGacctgcagctgcaggagctcTCGCGCTCCATCTCCTCCTCGTCCTCGCTCAGCG ACCTGGGCTGCACCAGTCCCAGCCTCTCGGTCCAGTCCCCCGTCCTGCCGTCGATGAGCAGCTCCCTGTCGGAGAACGACCTCGCCAGCCCCGCGGAGCCGCCGGCAGCTCCAGCCCGGGAGCCACGGCCGACACTGCTGGGCTCCCCCGCAG GCTCCGTGCAGACCTGGCCCCTCGTCTCGACGGCTCCCCCCTGGCTGACGGCGTCACCTGCATTCCCAGCGTTCCCGCAGACCCCCCCAAGCACCCCGGGGGGGCCTGTCCCACCGGCCCTGCCCCAAGCCCTCCTGTCCCCACTGCCGCTCCCCActtcccctgtccccagcgggcccagcagccccctgagCCCCCCTGTGACCAGCACAGCCTGGTCCCCCActgtccccctcctctccctggccAACGTCTTCTCCCTGGCAGTGATGAGCGTGGCGCACACGCTGCTGCCCGCTGTCTCCTCCATCGCCAGCTCGGGTGGGCACTTCTACCCCTCGCTGCTGCCGCGGCCGCAGAACCTCGTCCTGGGGCCCCCGCGCTTTGTCTACCCTGACCCTGCCAGCATGGccaagccagccccggcctcTGGTGGGACCCTGGAATCAGTGGGGGCAAATGTACCCACTGCCGGGGGACCCGTGCcattccctcccccagcaccagccccaccGTGCCCCGCAGGCAGCGAGGCTGCGGGGAGTCCCCTGCCATCACTAAGCACATCCACGCCCGGGAGCCCAGAGGGCAGCACG GTGTCGCCCGGCTCCCCCAGGCCCAGCCACCCACTCATCATCTCGGAGTCGCCAGCCCCTGGCATGCCCAAAGCCCGGCTCTCGCCCATCAAGGAAG cagaagCCAAGCCCCAGATCCTGGGCCGGTTCCAAGTGATGCCAATCAGGGACCCAGTCGCGACCTCCTCGGTGCCGGGCAGCAGTGAGGGCAGCAGCGAGGGTGAGCAGCGTGGTGCGGAGCCGGCAGCGAGCGGCTCCCCCCTGCCCGCGGCCCCCGACACAGAGAGCAGCTCAAGCAGCGACTCGGACTCGGCGCTGGAGCGGGTGGAGCAGGACCCAGAGGCCGAGGAGGGCACGGTGGCACCGCCGGAGAGCGACCGGGAAGGTGCCGGGGAGGAGGGCACAGAGAGCGTGCCGcaggccatggtgagccaggtgTGGCTGAACTACTCCCGCAGCTTGTCCTACCTGAGCAGCGACGACACCGAGAGCGAGGACGAGGAGATCTGGGAGGAGCTGCAGAACCTGCGCCAGAA GCACCTGGCCGAGGTACAGCTGCTGCAGAGTGCCCAGAAGAAGGAGATCGAGGAGCTCTACCTGCGGATGGGGAAGCAGCCGCCGCTGGGCATCGTCTCCCCCGCCGCCATGCTCTCCAGCCGCCAGCGACGCCTCTCCAAGGGCAGCTTCAACCCCTCCCGCCGCAACAGCCTGCAGCGCCTGGAGCTGGCGCAACCCCCAG CAGGCATCATGCGCCGTAACTCGCTGAGCGGCAGCAGCACTGGCTCGCAGGAGCAGCGGCTCAGCAAGGGGGTGACCTTCGCTGATGACTTCGGCCGGATG CCAGCTGGCCAGGAGTGA